The window TGGACACTTTCACGACTTACTAGAAAGTGAAAAACAAGAATCATTATTAGCTTCAGCATGGAACAGAAAAAATGATATTAGATATTCTGGAGCCATGAAGCAAGATAAAGTACAAAGTACTCTTAATAAAAAATTAGCCTCTTTATTTGCATCTGAAGCATATGCTGGTAGTAATGACTATACAATAAATTCAAAATGGACTACATATTCAAGTGGCTGGGAAACTTTTGAACACTATTCTACATATGGTGATGTAAATGAATGGAGAGCATTTTATAGCTACGATGATGGGGCAGATAATTATTATGCTATAGCAGACAGTATGTATATGTCACCTAGTACTTCAAGTACAAGTGCTTGTGTAAAACTAGATGTAGAGGTAGATTGTGATTCTTATCAATCAGGCAATGAAATATTTAAATACTCACCTCAAATTGCGCCAACATCGGATACGTATACATTTTCAATTGGTGCAGGAACAAACGGTGAAGCTACAATAGGTGCTTCTTGGAGTATTATTAGAAAAGATTTAACAACAAGTTTTTCAGGAACTTCACAATCAGATGAAATCTATAAAGCTAGTTTTTCATATGATGTTTTATCTGAGTACGCTCAAACTGAAAATAGACAAGATTTTAGTGTTATTTTACAAGGTGAAAGTAGTACTATTTGTGAATTCTCAAGAGAATATAGAGGTTATTTCCGAGGTAACTATGCTTGGGATACATCAGACTGTGGTTCATCGTATCATATAACTCTAGAATAATAAGGTTAGAAAGATAGTGACTATTAATTTAATCGCTATCTTTTTATGAATAATAGCAAATATAAATTTATATATAGAGGTAGTTGAATTATGAGAAATAAAAAAACGATAGTTAGTTTATTCATAATATTAATAATGACCATAACTATTTATTGCATTAAGAATTATAATGAGAAAAAATATTACGTTCATTTAGATAAAAGTCAAATCAAAGGAGTATTTAGCGATATTGGAGAAAAAATATATGATATAGCTGATATAGATAATAATGTGAGCTTACAAAGCAAGAATTTAAAATTTACTTTTGATAACGATTTTTATTTATTAGATTTTAAATGTATAATTCATAAAGAAGAAGAATCTTTTAAGTTGTATGTAGAAAATAATAAATTATATTTTCCTAGTACACTGTATGAAAAGTCCTTAACTCAATTAGATTTAGGGGAATTACTGAGAATTTTTGATGAACTTGATTATAATTATTTATTAGATTATTTAGATGAAGGAGATCACTATACCTTTGCTTTATATCCTGAGGATTCGATTAATAGTGGTGGATATATATATAATGTAAATAAATATGTAAATACAAAAGTGTTTGTTTATAATGATAACACAACAAGTTTAATTAATGATAAGAGATATTCTAGTCAAAAAAATACTTTACTTTTTACTTTGTTATCAATGAAAGAAAGTTATAAAAAAGAAGATAATCAAGGGTATTATCCACTAGATAAAGTTTATATTATTATTCCATATGAATAAACCGTATGAATAAACTATATAATGAGGAAAGCTCTCCCTAGCTATGGATACCGATAACTATATCCATCTATAGGAGAGCTTAATATGTTGTGCTACCCTTATGGATTATAACGATCCTGTAATTTCTGAAGCTCTTGTTCCAATTCGTTATCAATCTGCTGATCAATTTCTTTCTTATAATCCTTGATTAATTTATTCTTATCCTTTTCTAATTGCTTGATGGTTTTATCTATTTGATCATTGACCACTTGTTTCGCTTCATCAGCTTTTGTCTCTTTATAGCTCTCTAATTCAGCCTGCATGGTTGATTCGTATTCTTTTAAGTAGTTTTCCAGATTCTTAATGGCTTCACTTGTATTTTTTGATAAACCTGAATCTTGTTTCAGAACACGCTCTTTAACAGCAATAATACGATTAATAATCCCACTATATAAATCAATATCAGCCGCATAAGCTACAATATTAACAAACGTAAACGTAACGAGGGCAATAATGCATGCCTTTTTCCATTTTTTCATGTATATATGTCTCCCTTCCAAGTTATATACCCATTATATATAATTTACATTTTGTATACTACAAGCAGATTATGGCAACTAAAATATGACAAGCTTATGCTGCAACGAGGTTATTTATATGTATAAAATATGGTGATCGAATTCATCAAAATGAACACATAGGACCTTCACTTTCTTATCACCGTAAGCATATAATATTACAAAAAGAGAAGGATTTTTAATATATGTATGAAGAAGTAGAAGCTATGCGATATTATCGCCCAAGAAGACGGCCTTATTATGGTCGACGTTTTTATCCTTATCCTTATTATAGGCCTTATTATTACCCAAGACGTTACTATTATAATCCTTATTACTATTATGGCAGACCTTATCCTTATAGGAGAAGAGGTCGCTTATATGGTATGGAAGCTGGCGGCTGGGACCCAGAAGTAAGCCAATGGGATGCTCCTTATTAAGGAAGATTAGCATAAAATGATGAGAAGGAACTATCTGTATAGGTCAGACACTGTTTGATAAGATAGTTCCTTTTTTAATGCCAAATTATTAGATAATTATGACATATGATGACAAATAATCCTTCTCTTTCGTTAAGACCATTTTTCCCTTGACATATAGGGACTACACATGTAGACTATTAATAAGATAAAGCGATAGATAGTGAGGGAAAGGATTGTTGACATGCTTAAATTAGAGAATATGACTAAAAAATATCATCTAAAAAATAAAACAGTTCATGCCGTGAACGATGTTAACCTGGAATTTCATAAAGGTGAGTTCGTTTCTATTCTTGGATTAAGTGGATCGGGTAAGACGACTTTGGTCAGTCAAATCGGTGGACTGGATAAGGCAACGGAAGGACGGTTAATTGTAGATGGTGTCGATACAACAAACTTTAAGCAGCAAGATTGGAATAATTATAGAAAGAACAATATTGGTTTTGTATTTCAAGACTTTAATCTGATATCACATCTAACAGCTAAAGAAAATATTGAGATAGCGCTGTCCCTAAGTGGTTTATCCCCAAAGGAGAAAAGTGACCGAGCAGATGAACTCTTAGCATTAATGGGGATAGCTGATCAAGAAGATCAATTACCCAAACAGCTCAGCGGTGGTCAAAAGCAGAGAGTGGCTATAGCCAGAGCCTTATCCAATAAACCCGATATTATCTTAGCTGATGAGCCTACAGGGGCATTAGATCCAGACACGTCTGTGCAAATAATGGAAATCCTTCAATCCCTTGCAGAACAAGGGCATCTTGTCATTATGGTAACCCATAATAAATATTTAGCCAGAGATTATTCTACCCGTATAGTGGAATTAAAAGCGGGGGAAGTTATCAGTAATGAAGAAATAAAACCATGCAAAAAATACAAAAATGAAGCCTTATCAACAGATAAGAGTTCATTACAATTCATGACAGCATTAAAAATAGCTTTTAATAACCTAAAAATAAGGAAGAAAAGTACCATTTTTTTATTCGTCAGTTTAATTCCAAGTATGATATTGATCATTGCCATTATGAATTTGATATTTAATATTGATGGCTATAAAAAAGATGTAGAGCCACTCCTTGATCATGTGTTAAGTAAGGACAACATGTTATACTTATCACCTTATGATAATGAGAAGTTGGAAGGCAAACAAAGTGCGGTGTATCGTGATATCACCCGCAAGAAAATTCATAGTGAGAAGATAGAACCCTTTATTAAGGAAACGGTACAACCTTATTCCCATGAGGATATTCATCACATAGAAAACATAAAAGGTGTCGAAAAGGTTTTGAAGAACATGACCTTTCATGTCACCATTGATGACAATGATTTTATTTTAGTTGCTCTACCACCAAAAGCATATAGCGCCTACCAGCCGTATTTGCATAGGAAGGATTATCCTGATGATAACGATGAGGGGGTTATTTTTTCATCAGATGCAGCCAAAGTATTGTTGGGAAAATATGCGACTAACACAAGCAGTTTAGCGGGTCAAGACATCGCTATGAACATCGATCATTATAAAAGTGTACCCCTTGGTATGTCCATTTTAAACACAGATAGGTATAAGGTAGATACCAAGATAACGGATGTTTTTGAAAGGGATTCAAAGACAGTCCTTATGAGGAATTATTACGCAGGTTATATTTTTACAAGTCAGGGTTACGCAGAAAAACTAAAGGAGCGCTTTACATTAGATGACTTTTCATTGTTTGAGTGTGAGGTACCCCTATCAGTAGATGAGACGGACGATGAACTATTAATTGATGGTCAGTATCTTGTTAGGGGACACAGGTCCATTGCAGACCCCTTGAAACCTCTTCGAGCGAAAACATCCCTACAAGAAAAATATGATTTGTTTGACTTTAAAGAGTATGGTCTTCATATGAAGGGTAACAACTATTCGGTGAAACATACCATTATTACCAATGACCAATGGGATAAGAATAGCTTAAAAGAGCTTGAAGCATATGGTGTGGTGAGCCATTATCATTTCGACCAGTACTCTGTGGCATCTTCCAGAAAAACCAATAATTATATCAAGTATTCCTTATTTGGTGCCACGATAGCAGCAGTGATAGTTATCCTTATTCCTGCATTACTGGTTTGTGTCATATTATATATCAGTATTTTACTTAGAATAAAAGAAATAGGTATATTAAAATCCATAGGAGCAAGAAACCGAGACATTCTTCATATTTTTACCATGGAATCCGGATTACTTGCTTGTTCAAGTGGGCTTGTATCTTTTTTACTGGCCATACCTGTTATTCAGTATATTCGACATGTATTAGAAGAAAAATACCGTTTAGAGTACTTTTTAGGGTCTAACCCAATGAATGTTAATGTCATGGGTATTGTGGCAGCTTTTCTGATTTCAGTGGGATTAATTACATTGATAGGTTTGCTTCCAGGTAAAAAAGCAAGTCAATTACAACCCAATGCATTACTAAAACATGATTAGTGAGGGAGGAATATAGATGAAAAGATTATGGGTATTTATCATGATTGGTATATTGCTGCTCTCAGGCTGTAGCAGAAAAATATCCAATGAAGCTTATGTTGTTCAATATGATGACATTGTATACGATTTGCAAGTGTATGTTAATGATCATATCTTTTATGATAACCAAGCCTTTTTTAACTATCACCAGTTTATTGGTGAGTTCTCCATAAGACCCTATAAGGCCAGTATGGAAGGGCTTATTGAGCAAATAGACGAAGCCTTGTATCAATTGAGTGTCATAGGCCCAGATATAGAAGATACGACGATTCAACAATATCAGTCCAAAATAGAATACGCTCTTGAAGACATAAGAGCCTTAGTAGCCGATTACATTGAGCTTAAAACAATGACCACTTTACTACCCAATCAAATTACCTTGTATAACGCTACATTTAAATTCATGGGTGATTTAAAGGACCCCTTAATCCAATTAAAGACATATATGGATAAACTGGATAACTATGTGGATAAGGACCGAGACCCAGAAAATGAAAACCATCAAGTCTTAAAAGAATTGAAAATTAAGAATGGCTTTCGAGTGTATTATGCTTTTGGTTATCTTTCGGCAATTATGGCTTCTTATGAGGAATACACTGGCATACGCAATGACCCGAAACGCCCAGAAATCTTAATATCCGGTCATGACAGTTATCAGGTGTATGAATTGGCTGTACCCATTATGGAAAAAGTCGTTGATTTTGGAGATGTGTTTATGGATGTTAAGACTATTAATATGGAGAATGCCAGTGATGACATACAGGCATATTATGAAGCCTTAACACTCTTCAAAGAGCGTACAGATAGTTATTATGATGTAAGACAAAAAATGCCCCAGAACTTCTTTACTGCTGATAAATACAGAGCCTATATGGTTGTCAAACATACTCGCAGAACTTGGAATAACAACTACTATTTATATGGATTTGATGAAAGCAGTGAAGCATATGATTTTGAAAGTTTGCGGTTGGGTTTTGACGGCATAAAAGAGATTATCGATAATCACGTATTACAGAACATGATGTTTCGTAAAGGTGATGGGCGAATGGGTATGACTGTCCACGGGGAGTAATCACGATAGACTAAGATAGATAACGAGAGAAGGGATATACATATGCTAAAGTTAGAAAACATTACAAAGCGGTATGAACTAAAGAAAAAAACAGTTTATGCAGTGAACAATGTGAACATGACGTTTCACAAAGGAGAATTTGTGTCTATCCTAGGATTAAGTGGGTCAGGCAAAACGACTTTAGTGAGTCAGTTAGGTGGTTTGGACCAGCCATCTGAGGGACGCATAATTGTGAATGGCGTGGACACCTCGTCCTTTAAACAGCAGGATTGGAATAACTATCGAAAAAATAACATTGGATTTGTTTTTCAAGACTTTCATTTAATAGCCCATTTGACAGCTAAAGAAAATATAGAAATTGCCTTATCCTTAAGTGGTTTAACCCCTAAGGAAAAGAGTGACCGGGCTGAGGAATTATTAGCATTAATGGGCATTACTGAACAACGTGATCAGTTACCCAAGCAGTTAAGTGGGGGACAAAAGCAAAGAGTAGCTATTGCCAGGGCATTATCCAATAAACCAGACATTATCTTGGCTGATGAACCAACGGGTGCATTAGACCCAGATACATCTGTTCAGATTATGGAGATTTTACAAGCATTAGCTGAAAATGGGCATTTAGTTATTATGGTAACCCATAACAAGTACCTTGCACGGGATTATTCTACTCGTATTGTGGCGTTAGAAAGTGGAAAGATCATCAGCAACGAAGAAGTCAGACCAAGTAAGCAATACAAGGACGATCAGTTATCCACGGACAAGAGCTCTCTTCAATTTTTTACAGCCGTTAAAATTGCCATGAATAATTTAAAAATAAGAAAAAAGAGTACTATATTTTCCATGGTGAGCCTAATACCCAGCATGGTGCTTATCTTTGGTATCATGAATTTGATTTTTAATATGAGTGGCTATAAGGCGGATTTTAAACCGTTATTAGGCGATGTACTTGGAAAAGATAATTTATTATATGTCACACCCTTTGAAGATGAACAACTGGAATCGACCCAAAAAACCATCTACAAAGAGGTTAACCGTTTAAATGTCTATAACCCTAGAATTGAGCCCTTTAAAAATACAATTATAGAACCTTATACCGATGATGCCATATCCGACATGGAGGACATCGAAGGTGTGGATAAAGTTCTGCGTAATACGTATTTCGATGTGATAATCGATGAAAAACCATTTTTATTGATGGCATTACCACCAAAAGCATATGCATCTTACCAATATGGCGTCCCTAAAAAACATTATCCAGAGGATCACGAAGAAGGTATCATCATGTCTTCGGAAGCAGCCAAAGTACTCCTGCAAGATAATCATGCATCTGTAAAACATTTGGTAGGTACAGATATAACATTTAATATTTATAATTATAAAAGTGCAGCCATTAAATTACCGTCAATCATGGAAGAAAAAAATGTTATTCACACAAAAGTCATAGACATCATGGATATATCCACAAAAACAAAACTCATGAGCAATTATCATGCAGGTTATATCTACGTGAGTTATGGTTATGCTGAATCACTACGAGAGCGATTTGATTTGGATGATTTTACGCTTTTTTCATATTCTGTACCTGATCCATTTAAATCTGTTGTGGGCGTTGAAGTAGAAGGTGGATTTTTGATTACTGGACCACAATTAGTTGCAGATCCTCTTAGGCATCTTAGGATTAAAACCTCCCTCCAAGAGAAGTATAACTTGTTTCAGTTTAGAGAATTTGACCTTAATATGCGGGGTAACAACTATTCGGTAAAACATACGGTTATTCTCAATGATGCATTTAATAAAGACAGCCTGGCCAAGCTAAAAGAATATGGTCATGTAACCAAGTCAAGATTTGACGCCTATTCCGTAGAATCTGCAAAAAAAACAAATGAATATATAAATTACAGTTTACTTAGTGCTACGCTAATAGCAGTCGTCGTCATTCTTATTCCAACGTTATTGGTATGTGTCATCCTATACGTCAGTATTATTCTTAGGACAAAAGAAATCGGTATTTTGAAATCAATAGGTGCTAGAAACAAAGACATTCTCAATATATTCACCATGGAGTCAGGTATTTTAGCCCTATCAAGTGGTATCATTTCCTTAGTTGTCGCTTTACCACTTATTCAATATGTAAGAAATATCTTAGAATCAGAATATGACTTGCAGGCCAGTTTAGGTTCGAATCCCATGGATTATAATATGCTGGGTATCATAACCGCCTTTATATTATCCGTAGGCATTATAACCATGATTGGCTTATTACCAGGCAGGAAGGCCAGTAAGTTACAACCCAATACATTACTGAAACATGAATAAATATTAATGGACTACAAGACATCATAATGGTGTATAATGAATAAGACGCATACGTTGACTTAGGAAAGCTATATAGCATCATGCTATCATATGATAGGTATATTTGGATGAAGCAGTTCTCAAGTAGACGGTTAGATCTCTGGGAATGATGGTCAATGTGCTGATGGATGAAGAAGATGGTAATCCAGCAGCATGTTGTTCTGAAGGGGCGATAAAATATGAAACGAGCGTTATTTTGGATGGGTGTTATACTCTTATTTGCACTTATCATCGTTAACAGAAATGATGAAAACAACATACATCGAAATAGAGAAACCTTTGTTATGCGCTATGATAATATTACCTATGATCTAGAACTTTATTTGCATGATATGTTTCGGGAAAACATCTTTTTTTATGATCGGATACAGTTCCATAATTTTGACACAGAGACATTTCGGTCAAGCATTCATGGATTAGTGGACAAATTAGATGCATATGCAGAAGTTATGGATCAGTCATGCCAAAAAATAAACGATGCCTATGTGAAGAATTACGGGGAAAAAATCAAGGAGAGCACTCTAAACATCAGTGGGCATTTAACCCAATACCTTAAGCAGAAGACGGTTAATAGTATTGCACCCAACATAACCACCTTATATAAGGATACCTACATACTCATGGATGCAATCCATGAAGATTTATTGGTTATGTATGATAACGAGGAAAAATTAGATAGGTATATCCGTGATTTCAGACATTATGAGTTAAGGCCAACACTGTATCATACCATGAAAGAATTGGGTGATAAAAACACATTAAGAATATTGTATACCTATCTCTATACGGCTTGTTATATAGGTAGCCATGATGATTATACGGGACTTCACACTAATCCCAAAGTACCATGGTTCTTAGATTTGAATGATGGTTCCCATATTTTATATGAATTAAATATAGGATTATTACAGCGTTTAGAAGGGTTCTATGAAGCCTATATTGATATGCATCATTTGATGCGATCTTATGATGAACAAGTGGCGCTGTATGCCAAGCTGATTACAAAAGTGATGGATGGCATAGAGAACTTTATAGAAGCAAGGGCACTTTTTCCTGATGATTACTTTCGAGCATATGACTTTTTGGAAGACCAAAGCATAAAATA is drawn from Vallitalea pronyensis and contains these coding sequences:
- a CDS encoding ABC transporter ATP-binding protein/permease is translated as MTKKYHLKNKTVHAVNDVNLEFHKGEFVSILGLSGSGKTTLVSQIGGLDKATEGRLIVDGVDTTNFKQQDWNNYRKNNIGFVFQDFNLISHLTAKENIEIALSLSGLSPKEKSDRADELLALMGIADQEDQLPKQLSGGQKQRVAIARALSNKPDIILADEPTGALDPDTSVQIMEILQSLAEQGHLVIMVTHNKYLARDYSTRIVELKAGEVISNEEIKPCKKYKNEALSTDKSSLQFMTALKIAFNNLKIRKKSTIFLFVSLIPSMILIIAIMNLIFNIDGYKKDVEPLLDHVLSKDNMLYLSPYDNEKLEGKQSAVYRDITRKKIHSEKIEPFIKETVQPYSHEDIHHIENIKGVEKVLKNMTFHVTIDDNDFILVALPPKAYSAYQPYLHRKDYPDDNDEGVIFSSDAAKVLLGKYATNTSSLAGQDIAMNIDHYKSVPLGMSILNTDRYKVDTKITDVFERDSKTVLMRNYYAGYIFTSQGYAEKLKERFTLDDFSLFECEVPLSVDETDDELLIDGQYLVRGHRSIADPLKPLRAKTSLQEKYDLFDFKEYGLHMKGNNYSVKHTIITNDQWDKNSLKELEAYGVVSHYHFDQYSVASSRKTNNYIKYSLFGATIAAVIVILIPALLVCVILYISILLRIKEIGILKSIGARNRDILHIFTMESGLLACSSGLVSFLLAIPVIQYIRHVLEEKYRLEYFLGSNPMNVNVMGIVAAFLISVGLITLIGLLPGKKASQLQPNALLKHD
- a CDS encoding ABC transporter ATP-binding protein/permease; this encodes MLKLENITKRYELKKKTVYAVNNVNMTFHKGEFVSILGLSGSGKTTLVSQLGGLDQPSEGRIIVNGVDTSSFKQQDWNNYRKNNIGFVFQDFHLIAHLTAKENIEIALSLSGLTPKEKSDRAEELLALMGITEQRDQLPKQLSGGQKQRVAIARALSNKPDIILADEPTGALDPDTSVQIMEILQALAENGHLVIMVTHNKYLARDYSTRIVALESGKIISNEEVRPSKQYKDDQLSTDKSSLQFFTAVKIAMNNLKIRKKSTIFSMVSLIPSMVLIFGIMNLIFNMSGYKADFKPLLGDVLGKDNLLYVTPFEDEQLESTQKTIYKEVNRLNVYNPRIEPFKNTIIEPYTDDAISDMEDIEGVDKVLRNTYFDVIIDEKPFLLMALPPKAYASYQYGVPKKHYPEDHEEGIIMSSEAAKVLLQDNHASVKHLVGTDITFNIYNYKSAAIKLPSIMEEKNVIHTKVIDIMDISTKTKLMSNYHAGYIYVSYGYAESLRERFDLDDFTLFSYSVPDPFKSVVGVEVEGGFLITGPQLVADPLRHLRIKTSLQEKYNLFQFREFDLNMRGNNYSVKHTVILNDAFNKDSLAKLKEYGHVTKSRFDAYSVESAKKTNEYINYSLLSATLIAVVVILIPTLLVCVILYVSIILRTKEIGILKSIGARNKDILNIFTMESGILALSSGIISLVVALPLIQYVRNILESEYDLQASLGSNPMDYNMLGIITAFILSVGIITMIGLLPGRKASKLQPNTLLKHE